A genomic segment from Bacteroidales bacterium encodes:
- a CDS encoding MGMT family protein → MQADDSFFEKVYEVARLVPYGRVTTYGAIAAYLGSRMSARMVGWAMNKCHVHPYPVPAHRIVNRQGLLTGKHHFGGPHLMQQLLEGEGIEVVNDRIQGFKDLFWDPGKELIKIDDYDR, encoded by the coding sequence ATGCAGGCTGACGATTCATTTTTTGAGAAAGTTTATGAAGTTGCGCGGCTGGTTCCGTACGGCAGGGTGACCACTTATGGCGCTATCGCCGCTTATCTCGGGAGCAGGATGTCGGCCAGGATGGTTGGCTGGGCCATGAATAAATGCCATGTCCACCCCTATCCTGTGCCGGCGCACCGCATCGTAAACAGGCAAGGCCTGCTGACAGGCAAGCACCATTTCGGCGGACCACATCTCATGCAGCAATTACTTGAAGGTGAAGGTATTGAGGTAGTGAATGACCGTATACAGGGATTTAAAGACCTCTTTTGGGACCCTGGAAAAGAACTAATCAAGATAGATGACTATGACAGGTAA
- the trmB gene encoding tRNA (guanosine(46)-N7)-methyltransferase TrmB yields the protein MAKKKLLHFAENLTFKHLFQYPNQGLLSDFPLKGKWHTGYFQNDNPATLELGCGKGEYTVNLALNHPERNFIGMDIKGARLWKGCKMVEELGLKNVAFIRSRVEFLESFFAGNEVEEIWLTFPDPQPQSNRMQKRLTSPEFLERYKNILKPQGIIHLKTDNDSLYIYTLGVIREYGHFPVFSSEDIYRLDTFHEATTIQTFYEDIYRKEGMPIKYIEFKLNYAG from the coding sequence GTGGCAAAGAAAAAGTTATTGCATTTTGCCGAGAACCTCACGTTCAAACATCTTTTCCAGTATCCGAACCAGGGGCTTTTGTCTGATTTTCCGTTGAAAGGCAAATGGCATACCGGCTATTTTCAAAACGACAACCCGGCGACACTCGAATTGGGATGCGGTAAAGGTGAATATACCGTTAACCTGGCGCTGAATCACCCGGAGAGAAATTTCATCGGGATGGATATCAAAGGGGCCAGGCTATGGAAAGGTTGTAAAATGGTGGAAGAACTTGGTTTGAAAAATGTTGCCTTTATCCGCAGCAGGGTTGAATTCCTTGAATCTTTTTTCGCCGGGAATGAGGTTGAAGAGATATGGCTGACATTTCCGGATCCACAACCACAAAGCAACCGGATGCAAAAACGGCTGACCTCTCCTGAATTCCTGGAGAGATATAAAAATATCCTGAAGCCGCAGGGGATTATCCATCTTAAAACTGATAACGACAGCTTATATATATACACACTTGGCGTCATCAGGGAGTATGGCCATTTTCCTGTCTTTTCTTCAGAAGACATTTACCGGCTGGATACTTTTCATGAAGCAACGACTATCCAGACTTTTTATGAAGATATTTACCGGAAAGAAGGAATGCCGATCAAATACATCGAATTTAAACTGAACTATGCAGGCTGA
- a CDS encoding SPOR domain-containing protein: MQTAEYYLKNLLFGYDCVTIPGLGGFIMQSQPARIDREKKRIYPPSRYPSFNSLLNHDDGLLISAIARAEQISYHDSGLFVHDFVSNCKIRLSLGEKILLDGIGEFSANPEGAIQFRHLNNSNFLSGVFGMEPLNIYPITRPKLQARIAQKPVDRKPQRPRLKQSASVRWTLMLSIPVVVFLLYGIIFPASVRNFYINYSGIVFDILHPQVIHQPIAVQVDKKVPVMLEIANLPDEPALKTSAAGPVETSVAVVEKVTPQSPRYYIIGGCFVSEENAVKFFRELINRGFEAERAGSNNRGQIRISYKSFADKTSALSYLQTIRNEENPTAWLLKY, encoded by the coding sequence ATGCAAACGGCGGAATATTACCTGAAGAATTTATTATTTGGATATGATTGCGTAACCATTCCAGGCCTTGGAGGATTTATTATGCAATCGCAGCCGGCCAGGATCGACAGGGAGAAGAAGCGGATCTATCCGCCGTCGCGATATCCTTCTTTTAACAGCCTGCTCAATCATGATGACGGGCTGCTGATAAGTGCCATTGCAAGGGCTGAGCAGATTTCATACCATGATTCAGGGTTGTTCGTTCACGACTTCGTCAGCAATTGTAAAATAAGGTTATCCCTGGGCGAAAAAATACTGTTGGATGGGATTGGTGAATTTTCCGCCAATCCTGAAGGAGCCATCCAGTTCAGGCATTTGAACAATTCAAATTTTCTCTCCGGGGTATTCGGTATGGAACCTTTGAATATTTATCCTATAACCAGGCCTAAGCTCCAGGCACGGATCGCTCAAAAGCCCGTGGACCGGAAACCTCAGCGGCCAAGGTTAAAACAGTCCGCTTCTGTCAGGTGGACCCTTATGCTTTCGATACCCGTTGTTGTATTCCTGCTTTACGGGATCATTTTCCCGGCATCGGTCCGGAATTTCTATATTAATTACTCAGGAATTGTGTTCGATATTTTACATCCTCAGGTTATCCATCAACCTATTGCTGTTCAGGTTGACAAGAAAGTACCTGTTATGCTCGAAATAGCTAATCTACCTGATGAACCTGCTTTAAAAACCTCTGCAGCTGGTCCTGTTGAGACGTCCGTTGCAGTGGTTGAAAAGGTCACGCCGCAGTCTCCCAGGTACTATATCATCGGGGGATGTTTTGTCAGTGAGGAAAATGCGGTAAAATTCTTCCGGGAGCTTATTAACCGTGGATTTGAGGCGGAAAGAGCCGGTTCAAACAACCGCGGACAAATCAGAATCAGCTATAAGAGTTTTGCAGATAAAACTTCTGCCCTGTCATACCTGCAAACGATCAGGAACGAGGAAAACCCTACTGCCTGGCTTTTAAAATACTGA
- the kdsB gene encoding 3-deoxy-manno-octulosonate cytidylyltransferase — protein MSILGIIPARFASTRFPGKPLVDINGRSMILRVYDQALLSEVFQDVLVATDDERIFNHVGSAGYHVVMTSAAHHSGTDRCLEAMEIWERQQGKSYAHIINIQGDEPFIHPEQIRKVASIISTGDAPLATLAKLITRREEIYNPNVVKVVFNKNMDALYFSRSPIPYLTQVNEIQWTKKRAHYKHIGIYGYRSETLKLICDLPEGMLEKHESLEQLRWLEHGLRIKIEVTRFESVSIDTPDDLLKITNTA, from the coding sequence ATGAGTATTTTGGGGATAATTCCTGCGCGCTTTGCATCCACCAGGTTTCCGGGGAAACCACTTGTTGATATTAACGGGCGATCAATGATCCTGAGGGTTTATGACCAGGCCCTTCTTTCAGAAGTTTTTCAGGATGTCCTCGTGGCTACCGATGACGAAAGAATTTTTAACCACGTCGGATCTGCCGGTTATCATGTTGTGATGACTTCTGCTGCGCACCACAGCGGCACTGATCGTTGCCTTGAAGCGATGGAAATCTGGGAACGACAGCAGGGGAAAAGCTATGCTCATATTATTAATATCCAGGGCGATGAACCTTTTATCCACCCCGAACAGATCAGAAAAGTCGCCTCTATAATCTCCACCGGTGATGCCCCGCTTGCTACACTGGCTAAATTGATCACCAGGCGTGAGGAGATCTATAATCCTAATGTCGTGAAAGTGGTCTTTAACAAAAATATGGATGCACTTTATTTTAGCAGGTCCCCGATTCCTTACCTTACGCAGGTAAATGAAATTCAATGGACGAAAAAACGAGCCCATTATAAGCATATTGGTATTTACGGCTATAGATCAGAGACCTTGAAATTGATATGTGATTTGCCTGAAGGAATGCTGGAAAAACACGAGTCCCTGGAGCAGCTTCGCTGGTTAGAACACGGGCTCCGGATAAAAATTGAAGTCACACGTTTTGAGAGTGTTTCTATCGATACACCGGATGATTTATTAAAAATTACTAACACAGCTTGA
- a CDS encoding deoxynucleoside kinase: MHIAIAGNIGAGKTTLTESLSKHFGWEPHFEDVESNPYLNSFYEDMQRWSFNLQIYFLASRFRQIVNIHSSGKNVIQDRTIYEDAYIFAPNLHAMNLMETRDFENYSALFELISALIKPPDLLIYLRSTVPNLVKQIQKRGRIYEESIRLDYLKSLNERYETWISKYKHGKLLIINVDEVNFDENPQDLGFVIEKIQAEIHGLFK; encoded by the coding sequence ATGCATATCGCAATAGCAGGAAACATCGGCGCAGGTAAAACCACCCTGACAGAATCCCTCTCGAAACACTTTGGATGGGAGCCCCATTTTGAGGATGTGGAATCCAATCCATATCTCAACAGCTTTTATGAAGACATGCAGCGATGGTCGTTTAATTTGCAGATATATTTCCTGGCCAGCCGTTTCCGGCAAATCGTCAATATACATTCCAGTGGTAAAAATGTGATCCAGGATCGCACCATCTATGAAGATGCGTACATTTTCGCACCCAACCTGCATGCCATGAATCTGATGGAAACCAGGGACTTCGAAAACTACAGCGCTCTTTTTGAATTGATCAGCGCCCTGATCAAGCCCCCCGATCTGCTCATCTACTTAAGATCAACAGTTCCGAACCTGGTAAAGCAAATCCAGAAAAGGGGACGGATATACGAGGAGTCCATCCGTTTGGATTACCTGAAAAGCCTTAATGAAAGATACGAGACCTGGATTTCGAAATATAAGCATGGTAAATTGCTTATCATTAATGTTGATGAGGTAAATTTTGATGAGAACCCTCAGGACCTGGGGTTCGTTATTGAAAAGATCCAGGCCGAGATCCACGGACTCTTCAAATAA
- a CDS encoding GH3 auxin-responsive promoter family protein yields MAIINSVLYWLIKKRIHQIELFIKYPHEVQAEWFRKLIQAAEDTEWGKQYDYHSISTVEQFKERVPISTYEDLKPQIDLLREGKQNILWPTEIKWFAKSSGTTDNKSKFIPVSQESLEECHYKGGKDMLSLYCNNFPNTAFFDGRGLAIGGSHKISEINSASYYDGDLSAIIIQNLPFWAEFIRVPKKSTALMDNWEEKIEMMADEAIPHNLTSLSGVPSWMLLLLRRVLEKTGKKDIMEVWPNLEVYFHGGVNFQPYQEQFRSLIRSDSMNYMETYNASEGFFGLQDRSESHELLLMLDYGIYYEFIPVINLVEDHPKSVGLDEVDTETNYALVISTNAGLWRYMIGDTIRFTSLHPFRIQITGRTKNFINAVGEELIVDNAEKALAIACKKCHAVVNEYTAAPLFIEKENRAAHEWLIEFEVEPPNLDYFTETLDNALKSLNSDYEAKRFHDMVLCPPIIKVLPPSTFYTWLKVKGKLGGQNKVPRLSNDRNYVDEIINLSSGKDIDQISLSDN; encoded by the coding sequence ATGGCAATCATCAATTCAGTTTTATACTGGTTAATCAAAAAACGGATTCACCAGATTGAACTTTTCATCAAGTACCCTCATGAGGTGCAGGCTGAATGGTTCAGAAAGCTTATTCAGGCAGCAGAAGATACAGAATGGGGTAAACAATATGATTATCATTCGATCAGTACAGTTGAGCAATTTAAGGAACGGGTTCCGATCAGCACTTATGAAGATCTAAAACCTCAGATAGACTTGCTTCGCGAAGGTAAACAGAACATTCTCTGGCCCACGGAGATCAAATGGTTTGCAAAATCCTCGGGAACTACTGATAACAAGAGCAAGTTTATACCCGTCAGCCAGGAATCGCTGGAAGAATGTCATTATAAAGGAGGTAAAGACATGCTCTCGCTTTACTGCAATAATTTTCCCAATACAGCTTTTTTCGATGGCCGGGGCCTGGCCATTGGGGGCAGTCATAAGATCAGCGAGATCAATTCAGCTTCCTATTATGATGGCGACCTTTCGGCCATCATTATACAGAATCTGCCATTCTGGGCCGAATTTATCAGGGTTCCAAAGAAAAGCACAGCTTTGATGGATAATTGGGAGGAGAAAATTGAAATGATGGCTGATGAAGCCATACCGCATAATCTGACCAGCCTGTCGGGAGTGCCCTCCTGGATGCTGTTGTTATTGCGAAGGGTTCTGGAAAAAACCGGAAAGAAGGACATTATGGAGGTATGGCCCAACCTGGAAGTCTATTTTCACGGGGGGGTAAATTTCCAGCCTTACCAGGAGCAATTCCGAAGTCTGATCCGATCGGATTCAATGAATTACATGGAAACTTACAACGCATCAGAAGGTTTTTTCGGCCTTCAGGACCGTTCGGAATCGCATGAACTCCTCCTCATGCTTGATTACGGAATATATTATGAATTTATCCCTGTCATCAACCTTGTAGAAGACCACCCAAAGTCGGTTGGCCTCGATGAAGTGGATACAGAGACTAATTATGCGCTGGTTATCTCAACCAACGCAGGTTTATGGAGATATATGATCGGTGATACGATCAGGTTCACGTCACTCCACCCTTTCCGGATCCAGATTACCGGCAGGACCAAGAATTTCATCAATGCAGTGGGAGAAGAACTGATCGTGGATAATGCGGAGAAAGCGCTTGCTATTGCCTGTAAAAAGTGCCATGCAGTCGTTAACGAATATACGGCTGCCCCGCTATTCATTGAAAAAGAGAACCGTGCAGCACATGAATGGTTGATTGAATTTGAAGTTGAGCCGCCAAACCTGGATTACTTCACTGAAACACTTGACAATGCATTGAAATCACTGAATTCCGATTATGAAGCCAAGCGGTTCCACGATATGGTGCTTTGTCCGCCTATAATTAAAGTACTTCCCCCTTCCACTTTCTATACCTGGCTGAAGGTTAAAGGCAAGCTTGGAGGACAGAATAAAGTGCCCCGGCTTTCGAACGACAGAAATTACGTAGATGAGATCATAAACCTTTCTTCCGGTAAAGATATTGATCAGATCTCATTATCAGACAATTAA
- a CDS encoding LptF/LptG family permease — MKTIDYYIIKKFLGTFFYSISLLLLIVIIFDLSENIDKFISKQAPLNSIIFDYYLNFLPYFVNLFSYLFTFISVIYFTSHMAANSEIIAILSSGISYDRMLRPYFYSAIILALLSFYLANYLIPHTNQKRRAFTDTYFQNLSKSKDEHIHLQISPGTFVYMESFNIKNNNGYRFTLERFKGHNMEYKLMADRIVWDTISNHWLIENYTVRTIDGMSENIRHGTHLDTTLNLLPAELYIKKENYEEMTLGELQHYIKQEKLKGTEEIVFYDMEKYNRLASPFSMLVMTLIGVSLSSRKLRGGIGMHLGLGILLTFAYILLMRVSTVFATYGNLPPYIAAWIPNVIFTIIGLLLLKSAPK; from the coding sequence GTGAAAACCATCGATTATTATATCATTAAAAAATTCCTGGGTACATTTTTCTATTCTATTTCCCTGCTGCTCTTAATAGTCATTATTTTCGACCTGTCGGAAAACATTGATAAATTCATTTCCAAGCAGGCCCCGCTTAATTCCATCATCTTCGATTATTATCTTAATTTCCTCCCTTATTTCGTCAATCTTTTCAGTTACCTGTTCACTTTTATCTCTGTCATTTACTTCACCTCGCACATGGCTGCCAACTCTGAGATTATTGCTATTCTCAGCAGCGGGATCAGTTATGACCGCATGCTCCGGCCTTATTTCTATTCAGCAATAATCCTGGCCCTTCTTTCTTTTTACCTGGCCAATTATCTTATTCCTCATACAAACCAGAAAAGGAGGGCGTTTACCGACACTTATTTCCAGAACCTTTCCAAGAGTAAAGATGAGCATATCCATTTGCAGATCAGCCCAGGGACATTTGTTTACATGGAAAGCTTTAATATTAAAAATAATAACGGATACCGGTTTACCCTGGAAAGATTCAAAGGCCATAACATGGAATACAAATTAATGGCTGACCGGATCGTATGGGACACGATCAGCAACCATTGGCTGATTGAAAATTACACAGTCAGGACGATTGATGGCATGAGTGAAAATATCCGGCATGGAACGCATCTGGATACTACGCTGAACCTTTTGCCTGCCGAGTTATATATCAAGAAGGAAAATTATGAAGAGATGACTCTTGGGGAACTCCAACATTACATCAAACAAGAAAAACTTAAAGGAACTGAAGAAATCGTCTTCTATGATATGGAGAAATATAACCGCCTTGCTTCTCCTTTTTCCATGCTGGTCATGACCCTGATCGGTGTTTCTCTTTCCAGCCGGAAGTTGAGGGGGGGAATCGGCATGCACCTCGGCCTGGGCATCCTTCTGACTTTCGCTTATATCCTCTTAATGCGTGTTTCAACCGTTTTTGCAACCTATGGTAACCTTCCTCCATATATCGCTGCCTGGATACCCAATGTGATTTTTACCATTATAGGTTTATTATTGCTAAAGTCAGCACCAAAATGA
- the tgt gene encoding tRNA guanosine(34) transglycosylase Tgt translates to MKFTLESTDHQSDARAGHIETDHGLIRTPIFMPVGTAGTVKALHFNDLIDIVQAQIILGNTYHLYTRPGIEIIEEAGGLHSFMGWDKPILTDSGGYQVYSLADSRKLTENGVTFQSHIDGSKHTFTPESVIDIQRSIGGDIIMAFDECPPFQSTREYVENSMQLTHRWLDRCISRFNETVPKYDFGQSIFPIVQGGSFRDLRAKSAETIAEAGADGNAIGGLSVGEPEEVMYEMTSLVCKILPKEKPRYLMGVGTPVNLLQSISLGVDMFDCVMPTRNGRNGMIFTSRGIMNMKNEKWKHDFTPVDEDGILTAERTCSKAFLRHLIISNEMLGAMLASLHNLAFYLWLMGQAREKIAAGVFSPWKERMIKELSQRL, encoded by the coding sequence ATGAAATTTACTCTCGAATCAACTGATCATCAATCAGATGCACGAGCAGGGCACATTGAAACTGATCATGGGTTGATACGGACACCTATTTTTATGCCGGTCGGTACTGCCGGAACCGTTAAAGCATTACATTTCAATGATTTGATAGACATTGTACAGGCTCAGATCATCCTTGGGAATACTTATCACCTTTACACAAGACCTGGTATTGAGATCATTGAAGAGGCAGGGGGATTACATAGTTTCATGGGTTGGGATAAACCTATATTAACGGATAGCGGCGGATACCAGGTATATTCCCTGGCTGACAGCCGGAAACTTACAGAAAATGGGGTTACCTTCCAGTCGCACATTGATGGCTCGAAACATACTTTCACTCCTGAATCCGTAATCGATATCCAGCGGTCAATCGGTGGCGATATCATCATGGCCTTTGATGAATGTCCGCCTTTTCAGTCGACGCGGGAATATGTCGAGAATTCCATGCAGCTTACTCACAGGTGGCTAGACCGATGTATTTCCCGGTTTAACGAAACCGTTCCTAAGTATGACTTCGGGCAATCTATATTTCCAATTGTCCAGGGTGGTTCGTTCAGGGACCTCAGGGCAAAATCAGCTGAGACCATTGCAGAAGCCGGGGCTGATGGCAATGCCATCGGCGGCCTTTCAGTAGGGGAACCAGAAGAGGTGATGTATGAAATGACCAGCCTTGTTTGTAAAATCCTGCCAAAGGAAAAACCTCGCTACCTTATGGGTGTTGGCACCCCGGTAAATCTGCTGCAAAGCATTTCCCTGGGGGTCGACATGTTTGATTGTGTCATGCCGACACGAAACGGAAGGAATGGAATGATTTTCACTAGTCGGGGGATTATGAACATGAAGAATGAAAAGTGGAAGCATGATTTCACCCCTGTGGATGAAGATGGCATCCTTACGGCAGAAAGGACCTGCAGCAAGGCATTTCTCCGCCACCTCATCATTTCCAATGAGATGCTGGGCGCCATGCTGGCAAGTCTTCATAACCTCGCATTCTACCTTTGGCTCATGGGACAAGCCAGGGAAAAAATTGCAGCCGGAGTCTTCAGCCCCTGGAAAGAGCGCATGATTAAGGAATTATCCCAACGGCTTTGA
- a CDS encoding glycosyltransferase: MIYYWFLYSRLAFYREKAKDSGTKPVSVIICAKNEYQNLLHNLPLVLEQDYPDFEVIVVNDASDDDSIELLNSLAREYKHLRIFDLERDLNFFSGKKFPLSLGIKSAQHEIILLTDADCQPASPQWIRNMQANYDSRTEIVLGYGTFKRTVGFLNQLIRYDAFLVAMQYLSFALAGSPYMGVGRNLSYKRDLFYRAKGFTSHYKLKSGDDDLFINRAANRNNTRIEISPDSQTISTAKASLVQWILQKRRHYTTARYYRPGFKFLLSLGYISKLFLYLSFVALLILNYNWLIALIVFSVFFASHWVILTMSTNKMRENDLAVLSPILEIMLMALSPVIYFSNLIIKQEKWK, from the coding sequence ATGATATACTACTGGTTTCTGTATAGCCGTCTGGCTTTTTACCGTGAAAAGGCCAAAGATTCAGGCACCAAACCGGTTTCAGTAATTATTTGTGCCAAGAATGAATACCAGAACCTTCTGCATAATCTCCCCCTGGTATTGGAGCAGGACTATCCCGATTTTGAAGTGATCGTTGTGAATGATGCTTCTGATGATGATAGTATTGAATTGCTCAATTCTCTCGCCCGTGAATATAAACATCTCAGGATTTTTGACCTGGAAAGGGACCTGAATTTCTTTTCCGGGAAGAAATTTCCTCTTTCCCTGGGAATCAAATCGGCCCAGCATGAGATCATCTTGCTGACCGATGCGGATTGCCAGCCGGCCAGCCCGCAATGGATCAGAAACATGCAGGCAAATTATGACAGCCGGACCGAAATCGTTCTGGGTTACGGTACCTTTAAAAGAACAGTGGGATTTCTCAACCAGCTCATCCGCTATGATGCTTTCCTGGTTGCCATGCAATACCTTTCGTTTGCGCTCGCGGGAAGCCCATATATGGGAGTGGGGAGAAACCTGTCTTATAAAAGGGACCTGTTTTACAGGGCAAAAGGATTTACCTCCCATTACAAGCTTAAATCAGGGGATGATGATCTCTTTATCAACCGGGCTGCAAACCGGAATAATACAAGAATAGAGATATCTCCCGACTCTCAGACCATCTCAACAGCCAAGGCAAGCCTGGTGCAATGGATCCTTCAGAAAAGAAGACATTATACGACGGCTCGTTATTATCGCCCTGGTTTTAAATTTCTGCTTTCCCTCGGTTATATCTCTAAGCTTTTTCTTTACCTGTCATTTGTCGCCCTTTTAATATTGAATTATAACTGGCTTATTGCTCTAATCGTTTTTTCAGTATTTTTTGCCAGCCATTGGGTAATTCTGACAATGAGTACTAACAAAATGAGGGAAAACGACCTGGCTGTGCTTTCTCCTATCCTCGAAATAATGTTAATGGCTTTGAGTCCTGTCATATATTTTTCCAATCTTATTATCAAACAGGAGAAATGGAAATAA
- a CDS encoding sigma-70 family RNA polymerase sigma factor, with translation MEINFRLTGKAQRDCELVKAALERGEQNAYAELMRNYRDSLHFMMLKMTNNLQDADDLTIEAFGKAFKNLRQYAPEYAFSTWLFKIASNNCIDFIRKRKMNESVSINLSDPSETGDDLADILPATSRTPEEDIIRQQKIEALRDIVNRLKPHYKKLIELRYYEELSYEEISLEMDLPIGTVKAQLFRAREFLFHILKKRNDKFQEE, from the coding sequence ATGGAAATAAACTTCAGGCTCACCGGAAAAGCACAAAGGGATTGCGAATTGGTTAAAGCTGCCCTGGAAAGGGGGGAACAGAATGCTTACGCGGAATTAATGAGGAATTACAGGGATTCATTGCACTTCATGATGTTGAAAATGACGAATAACCTTCAGGATGCCGACGATCTTACAATCGAAGCATTTGGAAAGGCCTTTAAAAACCTTCGGCAGTATGCGCCTGAATATGCTTTTAGCACCTGGCTCTTTAAAATAGCATCTAACAACTGCATTGATTTTATCCGGAAGCGGAAAATGAATGAGTCCGTCTCCATAAATCTAAGTGATCCGTCGGAGACAGGGGATGACCTTGCAGATATCCTTCCGGCAACTTCCCGGACGCCGGAAGAAGACATAATCAGGCAGCAGAAAATAGAAGCTTTGAGAGATATTGTTAACAGGCTGAAACCTCATTATAAGAAGCTGATCGAATTAAGATATTATGAAGAGCTCTCCTATGAAGAAATCTCTTTAGAAATGGACCTTCCCATTGGTACTGTTAAAGCGCAGTTGTTCAGGGCGCGGGAATTTCTTTTTCATATCCTTAAAAAACGTAATGATAAGTTCCAGGAGGAATAA